In Danio aesculapii chromosome 12, fDanAes4.1, whole genome shotgun sequence, the sequence ATTTGTGGTGCTTTCTGTTGTTGTCgtgccagttgtggtgctttcggttgttgtggtctcagttgtaGTACTTTctggagttgtggtgccagttgtggtgctttcggttgttgtggtctcagttgtgGTACTTTgtggagttgtggtgccagttgttgtgctttcggttgttgtggtctcagttgttgtggtactttcaggagttgtggtgccagttgtggtgctttctgttgttgtggtctcagttgttgtggtactttcaggagttgtggtgccagttgttgtgctttcggttgttgtggtctcagttgttgtggtactttcaggagttgtggtgccagttgtggtgctttcggttgttgtggtctcagttgtgGTACTTTgtggagttgtggtgccagttgttgtgctttctgttgttgtggtctcagttgttgtggtactttcaggagttgtggtgccagttgttgtgctttcggttgttgtggtgtcagttgttgtggtactttcaggagttgtggtgccagttgttgtgctttcagttgttgtggtctcagttgtggtgccagttgttgtgctttctgttgttgtggtctcagttgttgtggtactttcaggagttgtggtgccagttgttgtgctttcggttgttgtggtctcagttgttgtggtactttcaggagttgtggtgccagttgttgtgctttcggttgttgtggtctcagttgttgtggtactttcaggagttgtggtgccagttgtggtgctttcggttgttgtggtctcggttgtggtgccagttgtggtgctttcggttgttgttgtttcagctgTGGTACTTTCAGCAGTTGTGGTGCCAGTAGTGGTGCTTTctggagttgtggtgccagttgtggtaCTTTGAGTTGTTGTGCTCtcagttgtggtgccagttgtggtgctttcAGTTGTTGTGGTCTCACTTGTGGTACTTTctggagttgtggtgccagttgtggtgctttcggttgttgtggtctcagttgtgGTACTTTgtggagttgtggtgccagttgttgtgctttcggttgttgtggtctcagttgttgtggtactttcaggagttgtggtgccagttgtggtgctttctgttgttgtggtctcagttgttgtggtactttcaggtgttgtggtgccagttgttgtgctttcggttgttgtggtctcaaatgttgtggtactttcaggagttgtggtgccagttgtggtgctttcggttgttgtggtctcagttgtggtgccagttgtggtgctttctGTTGTTGTCgtgccagttgtggtgctttcggttgttgtggtctcagCTGTGGTACTTTgtggagttgtggtgccagttgttgtgctttcggttgttgtggtctcagttgttgtggtactttcaggagttgtggtgccagttgtggtgctttctgttgttgtggtctcagttgttgtggtactttcaggagttgtggtgccagttgttgtgctttcggttgttgtggtctcagttgttgtggtactttcaggagttgtggtgccagttgtggtgctttcggttgttgtggtctcagttgtggtgccagttgtggtgctttcggttgttgtTGTCTCAGTTGTGGTACTTtcaggagttgtggtgccagttgtggtgctttctgttgttgtggtgccagttgtggtgctttctgttgttgtggtttCAGTTGTGATACTTTctggagttgtggtgccagttgtggtgctttcggttgttgtggtcGCAGTTGTGGTACTTTCTgcagttgtggtgccagttgtggtaCTTTCGGTTATTGTGGTCTCAGTTGTTGTGGTACTTTCAgaagttgtggtgccagttgtggtgctttcgGTTTTTGTGGTCTCACTTGTGGTACTTTCTGGAGCTGTGGTGGCAGTTGTGgtgctttctgttgttgtggtctCACTTGTGGTACTTTCTGGAGctgtggtgccagttgtggtgctttctGTTGTTGTCgtgccagttgtggtgctttcggttgttgtggtctcagttgtaGTACTTTctggagttgtggtgccagttgtggtgctttcggttgttgtggtctcagttgtgGTACTTTgtggagttgtggtgccagttgttgtgctttcggttgttgtggtctcagttgttgtggtactttcaggagttgtggtgccagttgtggtgctttctgttgttgtggtctcagttgttgtggtactttcaggagttgtggtgccagttgttgtgctttcggttgttgtggtctcagttNNNNNNNNNNNNNNNNNNNNNNNNNNNNNNNNNNNNNNNNNNNNNNNNNNNNNNNNNNNNNNNNNNNNNNNNNNNNNNNNNNNNNNNNNNNNNNNNNNNNNNNNNNNNNNNNNNNNNNNNNNNNNNNNNNNNNNNNNNNNNNNNNNNNNNNNNNNNNNNNNNNNNNNNNNNNNNNNNNNNNNNNNNNNNNNNNNNNNNNNTTGTGGTACTTTCAGGAGTTGtggtgctttcggttgttgtggtctcagttgtggtactttcaggagttgtggtgccagttgtggtgccagttgtggtgctttcggttgttgtggtctcagttgtaGTACTTTCTGGAGTTGTGGTGCAGTTGtggtgctttcggttgttgtggtctcagtcgtggtactttcaggagttgtggtgccagctgtggtgctttcggttgttgtggtctcagttgtgGTACTTTgtggagttgtggtgccagttgttgtgctttctgttgttgtggtctcagttgttgtgggtactttcaggagttgtggtgccagttggtTGTGCTTTCagttgttgtggtctcagttgtggtgccagttgtggtgctttcggttgttgttgtttcagctgTGGTACTTTCAGCAgttgtggtctcagttgttgTGCTTTctggagttgtggtgccagttgtggtgctttcAGTTGTGGTCTCAGTTGTAGTACTTTctggagttgtggtgccagtttGTGGTGCTTTCGGTGATGCTGTGGTCTCAGTTGTTGTGCTTTctggagttgtggtgccagttaTGGTACTCTCGGGTAGTTATTCTCTCAGTGGTGGTACTTTCTGGAGGTGTGGTGCCGTTGTGgtgttttctgttgttgtggtgccagttgtggtgctGTCGGTTGTTGTGGTCTAAGTTGTGGTACTTtcaggagttgtggtgccagGTTGTgtgctttctgttgttgtggtgtCAGTTGTGGTACTTTTCAGGAGTTGTGGTGCCATTTGtggtgctttcggttgttgtggtGACAGTTGTGGTGCTTTCGGTTGTTGGGTCTCAGTTGTGGTACTTTCTGGAGTTGTGGTGGCCAGTGTGgtgctttctgttgttgtggtgccagttgtggtgctttcAGTTGTTGTGGTCCCAGTTGTGGGGTACTTtcaggagttgtggtgccagtgtggtgctttcggttgttgtggtctcagtttGTGGTACTGTtcaggagttgtggtgccagttgtggtgccagttgttgtgctttcggttgttgtggtctcagttgtgGTACTTTCAGGAGTTTTGGTTGCCATTTTTGGTGGCTTACGGTTGTTATGGTCTCAGTTGTGGTACTTtcaggagttgtggtgccagttgtggtgccagttgtggtgctttcggttgttgtggtctcagttgtggtactttcaggagttgtggtgccagttgtggtgctttcggttgttgtggtctcagttgtggtactttcagttgttgtggtctcagttgtggtactttcaggagttgtggtgccagttgttgtgctttcggttgttgtggtctcagttgtggttttttgtggagttgtggtgccagttgtggtgctttcggttgttgtgctctcagttgtggtgccagttgttgtgctttcggctgttgtggtctcagttgtggtactttcaggagttgtggtgccagttgtggtgctttctgttgttgtggtgccagttgtggtgctttcAGTTGTGGTCTCAGTTGTAGTACTTTctggagttgtggtgccagttgtggtgctttctgttgttgtggtgccagttgtggtgctttcAGTTGTGGTCTCAGTTGTAGTACTTTctggagttgtggtgccagttgtggtgctttcggttgttgtggtctcagttgttgTACTTTctggagttgtggtgccagttaTGGTACTCTCGGTAGTTATGGTCTCAGTTGTGGTACTTTCTGGAGgtgtggtgccagttgtggtgctgtcggttgttgtggtctcagttgtggtactttcaggagttgtggtgccagttgttgtgctttctgttgttgtggtgtcagttgtggtactttcaggagttgtggtgccagttgtggtgctttcggttgttgtggtGACAGTTGGggtgctttcggttgttgtggtctcagttgtggtactttcaggagttgtggtgccagttgtggtgctttcagttgttgtggtctcagttgtgGTACTTTCTGGAGTTGTGGTGCCGGTTGtggtgctttcggttgttgtggtctcagttgtggtactttcaggagttgtggtgccagttgtggtgctttcggttgttgtggtctcagttgtggtactttcaggagttgtggtgctttcggttgttgtggtctcagttgtgGTACTATCAGGAGctgtggtgccagttgtggtgctttcggttgttgtggtctcagttgtgGTACTTTCTGGAGTTGTGGTGCTAGTTGTGGTATtttcggttgttgtggtctcagttgtgGTACTTTCTGGAGGTGTGGTGCCTGTTGTGgtgctttctgttgttgtggttccagttgtggtgcttttgtttgttgtggtctcagttgtagtactttcaggagttgtggtgccagttgtggtgctttctgtttttgtggtctcagttgttgtggtactttcaggagttgtggtgccagttgtggtgctttcggttgttgtggtctcagttgtaGTACTTTCAGGAGTTGCGGTGCGAGCTGTtgtgctttcggttgttgtggtctcagttgtggtgccagttgtggtgctttcggttgttgtggtctcagttaTGGTACTCtcaggagttgtggtgccagttgtggtgctttcggttgttgtggtctcagttgtgGTACTTTCAGGAGTTGCGGTGCGAGCTGTtgtgctttcggttgttgtggtctcagttgtggtgccagttgtggtgctttcgCTTGTTGTGGTCTCAGTTATGGTACTTTCAGGAGTTGTTGTGCCAGTTGTGGTTCTTTCGcttgttgtggtctcagttgtggtactttcaggagttgtggtgccagttgagGTGCCTTCGGTTGTTGGTGTCTCAGTTGTGGTACTTTCAGAAGTTGTGGTTCCAGTTATTGTTCTTTCAGGTGTTGTGGTCTCAGTTTTGGTACTTTCAgcagttgtggtgccagttgtgggGCTTTCGGTTGTCGTCTCAGTTGTGGTACTTTCTCTATTAACAGTTGTTGTGCCTTCTGTTACTGGGGTCTCAGTTTTGATGACCAGTTGTGTGGTGCCCTCAGATGTTGTACTTTCTAGAGTTACTAGAGTTTCTAGAGGTACTTTCATACTCTCTGTAGTTGTGCTTTCCTCTCTTGTTATTCTTTCAGTTGCTGTAGTCTCAGTTATTGTAGCCACTGTGGGGGCTTCAACTTTTGTGGTACTTTCTGAAGTTCTTGTGCTTCCTGGAGTTGTGCTGCTttctggagtaaaaaaaaaaacatgcttgttaataaaatgtttaccTAAGTTCAGTTTATACTCGCGTTGCCTCATATAAAACCTAATATAAATAATCAACTTTTTAAGAATGAATAAGCATTTATTACTTAACACATTCATTTATAAAGGGTATTAAGTGCATAAACCCATCTCAAGACCAGTTATGTTTAGAAACAGACAGCCTAACGTCAAGATGCAGATGTTTTTAGTAGTATTTAAAACAGACGCTTTTATTCTACTTGCTGTACATTTTTGGCAAGTAATGCTTTTTACAGGATTTGTTTTTCAGGTCTCTTTCCATCACTACTCAAGAGTCACTGCAATTGGGCGATAAGAAAAATTGTGCTGTACTTTCTTCCTCTTTTGTTTAATGCCAGATTATGTTCTTAGTGCATTACACAATTCACTGAACAATTGTTTTAATCATTCGACCTTTAGTAATTTGTAATTACTGTGAAAAAGAGCGACATTGTTtagtctaaatatatattttttaaataaaataaaacaggtgAAAGAACACTGGAAAGATCAGTTTTCATGTAAAAGCTTATGTCTGGCCATTTTCATTCACATATGTTGTTGGTGAGCAGTGTTGCAGAGTAACTAGTTGCATGTAACAGcgttatgtaatttaattacacaataaaagtaacagtaattcgttacttaaaaaaaatgttaaagattacaaatggggttacatctaaaaaaatgtctttaaaaatctgggatatgttgaataatacTAATCTGTTGCTCTGCCTGTTTTTGATATTCatgatgccttctgctaaggccatttattaaagggGTGCTATTCTGctataactacatttctcagtagcatgtcagtagcgtcgctactttataaatcaaataggTTCTCAGTAGCAAAGCTAGTTTTTAGTCAGGTAGCACAGTAGCATCCACGCAAGCTACATCTactgatcgcggatcaataagtggcGGCACTGGCATTCATGATGCTGTGAGACTGGTGTCTAGCTGTTGAAAATAAAGCCATTTGACGGCGAGAATGATGATTTGATGTAAAGATAACTAAAGGGAGaggagtatataaatatatatatatatatatatatatatatatatatatatatatatatatatatatacagttgaagtcagaattattagcccccctttgaattttttttcagtttcccaaatgatgtttaaccgagcaaggaaattttcacagtatgtctgataatattttttcttctggagaaagtcttatttgttttattttggctagagtaaaagcagttttgaattttttaaaaacatttttaggtcaatattattagcccctttaagctataatttttttccgatagtctccagaacaaaccatcgctaaaCAATAactttacctaattaccctaacctgcctagttaacctaattaacctagttaagcctttaaatgtcactttaagctgtatagaagtgtcttgaaaaatatctagtctaa encodes:
- the LOC130238125 gene encoding mucin-22 — its product is MSFSFSLCVLILLLGETINGQTSDPCETYNVLEDRRRATNNLYSSEIMCDCEINWNGWYRLLYEGQSVQMPDTCVDEYSCGTHAPLWLSGGHPKLEDGVVSRDICGHYENDCCSFKSNPIQVKACPGDYFVYELVKPSFCFLAYCADVRNFNTSYTITTVVPPADPCTSYNALDDPWRATSNQYSFEIMCDCEVNWDGWYRLFINGQSVQMPDTCVDEHSCGTHAPLWLSGGHPKIEDGVVSRDVCGQWSNNCCYFQSNPIQVKACPGGFYVYEFVKPEFCSLAYCADVRNINTTFTTVNPNTMFTTETTTMEIMTEYTTSETTPIESKLTEGITTGIPITDNQAATGEKVITGATTTKSTTMDITASENMTTMTTTSESTTTESTTTALSTESSTTPGSTRTSESTTKVEAPTVATITETTATERITREESTTTESMKVPLETLVTLESTTSEGTTQLVIKTETPVTEGTTTVNRESTTTETTTESPTTGTTTAESTKTETTTPERTITGTTTSESTTTETPTTEGTSTGTTTPESTTTETTTSERTTTGTTTPESTITETTTSESTTTGTTTETTTTESTTARTATPESTTTETTTTESTTTGTTTPESTITETTTTESTTTGTTTETTTTESTTARTATPESTTTETTTTESTTTGTTTPESTTTTETTKTESTTTGTTTPESTTTETTTNKSTTTGTTTTESTTTGTTPPESTTTETTTTENTTTSTTTPESTTTETTTTESTTTGTTAPDSTTTETTTTESTTTPESTTTETTTTESTTTGTTTPESTTTETTTTESTTTGTTTPESTTTETTTTESTTTGTTTPESTTTETTTTESTPTVTTTTESTTTGTTTPESTTTDTTTTESTTTGTTTPESTTTETTTTDSTTTGTTPPESTTTETITTESTITGTTTPESTTTETTTTESTTTGTTTPESTTTETTTESTTTGTTTTESTTTGTTTPESTTTETTTESTTTGTTTTESTTTGTTTPESTTTETTTAESTTTGTTTESTTTESTTNHNNRQHHNWHHNNRKHHNGTTPPESTTTERITTREYHNWHHNSRKHNN